A genomic window from Terriglobales bacterium includes:
- the hscB gene encoding Fe-S protein assembly co-chaperone HscB — protein sequence MVTNSKPDTALPIVGENSLTGQCWSCGDMRAAHFCQACGKLQPAVPTDYFTFFGLPRKLNLDVAELEREFHRLSRKLHPDLYVISSGPEREWSLEKSSQLNDAYRTLRDPISRTAYLLKLEGVQLEEQSKSATDRARETGQEKKQVVPPDLLEEVFELNMELEEFRANKKMQEDDPDLRRQITATKQDLEQKLAATDSELKKLWDRWDAAVDGKEQERASVRDGLVALLNRRKYIANLVRDVNQELEA from the coding sequence CGCTGACCGGGCAATGCTGGTCGTGCGGCGACATGCGGGCGGCGCATTTCTGCCAGGCGTGCGGCAAGCTGCAGCCGGCGGTCCCCACCGATTACTTCACCTTCTTCGGGCTGCCGCGCAAGCTGAACCTCGACGTGGCCGAGCTGGAGCGCGAGTTCCACCGGCTGAGCCGCAAGTTGCATCCCGACCTGTACGTCATCTCCAGCGGCCCCGAGCGGGAGTGGAGCCTGGAGAAGAGCTCACAGCTCAACGACGCCTACCGCACGCTGCGCGATCCCATCTCCCGCACCGCCTACCTGCTGAAGCTGGAGGGCGTGCAACTGGAGGAGCAATCGAAGTCGGCGACCGACCGGGCGCGCGAGACCGGACAGGAAAAGAAGCAAGTGGTGCCGCCCGATCTGCTGGAGGAGGTCTTCGAGCTGAACATGGAACTCGAGGAGTTCCGGGCCAACAAGAAGATGCAGGAGGACGACCCTGACCTGCGCCGGCAGATCACGGCCACCAAACAAGACCTGGAGCAGAAGCTGGCGGCGACGGACAGCGAGTTGAAGAAGCTGTGGGACCGATGGGACGCAGCCGTGGATGGCAAGGAACAGGAGCGCGCCTCCGTTCGCGACGGCCTGGTCGCGCTCCTCAATCGCCGCAAGTACATCGCGAACCTGGTGCGCGACGTCAACCAGGAGCTGGAAGCGTAA